Within the Pseudomonas orientalis genome, the region CAGCGACTCGGCAGCGCGGGTATAGCTGCCTTGCTCAACCACCGCCACGTAGATTTCCATCGCCTCGATCATGTTCATTGCCAGGCCTTTATTTAAACCGTTACGTGAGTGAGCTCGATTGTAATTGGATTGATAACAATCTTGTGCTTCAAGGGCGGTTTATCCAGCGCGCGTAGAAAGAAACAATGCCTCCAGCTTGGGCACAGCCGAATTTGTCGGCGCGCCCCTCATTGCTTGGAGTAAGAATATGAAAGCTTGGCTGCTGCAGGATTTTGGTCTTGAACATCTCAAACAGGGCGAGACCCAAACGCCCACCCCCAAGGCCGGAGAGCTGCTGGTCCGGGTCGGCGCGGTCTCCCTCAACTTTCGCGACAAGGCGATCGTGGACGGGATCTATGAGCCGCATAAGGTTCCCAAGCCGCTGATTCCTGTCAGCGACGCGGCGGGCACAGTCGTGGCAGTGGGCGAGGGCGTAAGCCGATTCGCAGTAGGCGACCGTGTCAACTCGCACCTGTACTCGCGCTGGATCGACGGCATGCCGGCCCACGACGAACCAGACTACTGCATAGGCTCACCACTGACGGGTGGGCTGGCTGAATTCATGATCATCCATGAAGACAGCGCAGTGCGTGCCCCCGATGACATGAGTGACGAAGAAGCCTCGACCCTCCCCATCGCAGCCTTGACCGCATGGTACTCGCTGGTGGATTTCGGCCGGGTTGAAGCTGGCCAGACTGTACTTGTCCAGGGCACCGGTGGCGTGTCCATCTTTGCCGCGCAAATCGCCATGGCCCTGGGTGCCAAGGTCATCGTCACCTCCAGCCGCGATGAAAACCTCGATGCGGTCATCAAGCTGGGCGCGATGGCTGGCGTCAACTACCGTAAAACACCTGACTGGGCGGCTGAAGTATTGAAACTCACCGACGGTATGGGCGTAGACCTGCTTCTGGAAGTCGCTGGCGGCGAAGGTATCAACGACTCCATCCAGGCAACCAAAGTGGGTGGCCGCATTGCCCAGATTGGCTTCCTGACCGGGCAAACGGCTAACCTGAACTTGATGCCGCTGATCTTCCGCCAAACCACCCTGCGTGGCATTGCGGTGGCTCCACGTTCGTCATTCGACCGGATGAACGCGTTCCTGAACACCCATCACATCCGTCCGGTGATCGACCACGTCT harbors:
- a CDS encoding zinc-dependent alcohol dehydrogenase family protein, which translates into the protein MKAWLLQDFGLEHLKQGETQTPTPKAGELLVRVGAVSLNFRDKAIVDGIYEPHKVPKPLIPVSDAAGTVVAVGEGVSRFAVGDRVNSHLYSRWIDGMPAHDEPDYCIGSPLTGGLAEFMIIHEDSAVRAPDDMSDEEASTLPIAALTAWYSLVDFGRVEAGQTVLVQGTGGVSIFAAQIAMALGAKVIVTSSRDENLDAVIKLGAMAGVNYRKTPDWAAEVLKLTDGMGVDLLLEVAGGEGINDSIQATKVGGRIAQIGFLTGQTANLNLMPLIFRQTTLRGIAVAPRSSFDRMNAFLNTHHIRPVIDHVYPFEQAREAYEHLARGPFGKVVIKVS